One stretch of Anolis carolinensis isolate JA03-04 chromosome 3, rAnoCar3.1.pri, whole genome shotgun sequence DNA includes these proteins:
- the nsmce4a gene encoding non-structural maintenance of chromosomes element 4 homolog A, whose product MAEGKRRRRPTEDMGKESSERKSEEGRERRTCIGQESNETTRRLIRQQYRQLIASCQQNRDLMLSNRGDKLTEALEDADKLFAGVSEPREAALDAQFLVLATNLGKEKANQLQSDMAEFDSIAFAEDLLTYMGINRLEREDSDSDEDQNTSGFLPNNAWYKLGEEAKKYFRRAPVFHFMLGTFTADPPVEKPRIERQRKKAGPQEETAMPAQLKKMEESHQEATEKEVERILGLLQAYHQEDPNTPISYLEFVTDPRSFARTVENMFYVSFLIRDGLAGVKLDPDKLPIIEPLNPEGEENDQDSLLRKQAVISMNYEEWQKIVETFEISAPMIPPTTGTQSDAEQS is encoded by the exons ATGGCTGAAGGGAAGCGCCGTCGGCGGCCTACCGAGGATATGGGGAAGGAGAGCAGCGAAAGGAAGAGcgaggaggggagggaaaggaggaCTTGCATCGGGCAGGAGTCGAACGAGACGACAAGGCGGCTGATCCGCCAGCAATACCGGCAGCTCATTGCCTCCTGTCAGC AGAATCGTGATTTGATGTTGAGCAATAGAGGTGATAAATTGACGGAGGCTTTGGAAGATGCTGATAAACTGTTTGCTGGAG TGTCTGAGCCAAGGGAGGCTGCTTTGGATGCTCAATTCCTTGTATTGGCAACAaatcttggaaaggaaaaggcaaaCCAGCTGCAGTCGGATATGGCAGAATTTGATTCAATTGCATTTGCTGAAGATTTA CTAACCTATATGGGCATAAATCGCCTGGAACGGGAAGACAGTGATAGTGACGAGGACCAGAATACTAGTGGATTTTTACCTAACAATGCTTGGTATAAACTTGGTGAGGAAGCAAAAAAGTACTTCAGAAGAGCACCAGTTTTCCACTTCAT GCTAGGAACTTTTACTGCCGATCCTCCTGTTGAGAAGCCGCGAATTGAGAGACAACGGAAGAAAGCAGGGCCACAAGAAGAAACAGCAATGCCTGCACAG TTGAAGAAAATGGAAGAATCCCATCAAGaagcaacagaaaaagaagtaGAAAGGATCTTGGGGCTCTTACAGGCTTACCATCAAGAAGACC CTAATACTCCAATATCCTATCTTGAGTTTGTGACTGATCCAAGATCATTCGCCCGGACTGTGGAAAACATGTTTTACGTATCATTCCTGATAAGG GACGGACTTGCAGGAGTGAAACTGGATCCAGACAAGCTTCCCATAATCG AACCTTTAAATCCAGAAGGAGAGGAAAATGACCAGGATAGCCTTCTACGGAAACAAGCAGTCATATCCATGAACTATGAAGAATGGCAG AAAATTGTGGAGACATTTGAAATTTCAGCACCCATGATTCCACCTACCACAGGGACACAAAGTGATGCAGAGCAGAGCTGA